The Lacipirellula parvula genome window below encodes:
- a CDS encoding sigma-54-dependent transcriptional regulator, with protein sequence MSKILVVDDEPSICWGLSRLAEGLGHQVQAASSAEQGVSVAKEFRPDLIVLDVRLPGVDGLTAMKLFRGLNEQTPIIVITAFGDLKTAVTAVEQGAFEYILKPFDLHEIRTAIERALRRTPQSAVEAVHEAASEGLEGMLGRSPAMQAAFKRIALAAASDAAVMLKGESGVGKELAAHAIHRHSPRANGPFVAVNIAALAPDHAEAELFGYAAGTFPGAAHPRRGLLSQANGGTLFIDEVAEIPAPLQVKLLRALEQGEVLPVGSDQPVKIEFRVVSATHQDLHQLVNSGEFRHDLFYRLCTFEIPLPALRERTQDIPLLANYFASQFGDGRAVLATETVEELARRPWHGNVRELRKAIEHALVLARSGSVLPSHLPAPLPAFQLNGIKSSPEGRLNEAVTALAQTLLKNPELSGDVYDRFLQVVEKPLLATALSQAGNQCAPAARVLGLHRTTLKRKLDQHGIAENGAEH encoded by the coding sequence GTGGTAGATGACGAGCCTTCGATCTGCTGGGGACTATCCCGGCTCGCCGAGGGGCTGGGTCATCAGGTGCAAGCCGCTTCGTCGGCAGAGCAGGGAGTCAGCGTCGCCAAAGAATTTCGGCCGGACTTGATTGTTCTTGACGTACGGTTGCCAGGCGTCGACGGCCTGACGGCGATGAAGCTCTTTCGCGGCCTCAATGAGCAGACGCCCATCATTGTGATTACCGCCTTCGGCGATTTGAAGACGGCGGTGACGGCCGTCGAGCAAGGTGCGTTCGAGTACATTCTCAAACCATTCGACCTCCATGAGATCCGCACCGCAATAGAAAGAGCGTTACGGCGAACCCCGCAGTCGGCCGTCGAAGCCGTGCATGAGGCCGCGTCGGAAGGCCTCGAGGGAATGCTGGGCCGCAGCCCGGCGATGCAGGCGGCGTTCAAACGCATCGCACTCGCTGCCGCGTCTGACGCTGCGGTGATGCTGAAGGGAGAGAGCGGCGTCGGCAAGGAGCTCGCCGCGCACGCGATCCACCGCCACAGCCCGCGCGCGAACGGTCCGTTCGTCGCCGTCAACATCGCGGCTCTCGCCCCGGACCACGCCGAGGCCGAATTATTCGGGTATGCCGCAGGCACATTCCCTGGCGCGGCGCACCCCCGTCGCGGCTTGCTGTCGCAAGCAAACGGCGGCACGCTCTTCATCGACGAAGTCGCCGAGATTCCCGCACCGCTCCAGGTAAAATTGCTGCGCGCCCTCGAACAGGGGGAAGTGTTGCCGGTCGGATCCGATCAGCCCGTGAAAATTGAGTTCCGCGTCGTGTCTGCGACGCATCAGGATCTGCATCAGCTAGTCAACTCCGGAGAGTTCCGGCACGATCTCTTTTATCGGCTCTGCACGTTCGAGATTCCATTACCGGCCCTACGCGAACGGACGCAGGACATTCCGCTGCTGGCGAACTACTTCGCCAGCCAGTTCGGCGACGGCCGCGCGGTGCTGGCGACAGAGACCGTCGAAGAACTCGCAAGGCGTCCCTGGCATGGCAATGTCCGCGAATTGCGGAAGGCAATCGAACATGCGCTCGTGCTGGCCCGCAGTGGATCGGTGCTGCCGAGCCACCTCCCCGCGCCCCTTCCTGCATTCCAGCTGAACGGAATCAAATCGAGCCCCGAAGGCCGCCTCAACGAGGCAGTGACCGCGCTGGCGCAAACGCTACTCAAGAATCCCGAACTGAGCGGCGACGTTTACGACAGATTCTTGCAGGTCGTTGAAAAGCCGCTCTTGGCGACGGCCCTCAGCCAAGCCGGCAATCAGTGCGCCCCCGCGGCCCGCGTGCTCGGACTGCATCGCACGACGCTGAAGCGGAAGCTCGACCAGCACGGCATTGCCGAAAACGGCGCAGAGCATTGA
- a CDS encoding tyrosine-type recombinase/integrase yields MSVRVPKYRLHKATGQALVEIRGRRTYLGKYDSPSSHERYRQIIAEFMSATLASAPTPQKSVKPLQVDELILLYFQFAKSYYVKDDEPTNEIVAIRAALRRLRAMYGSTPVSEFGPKAFKLVRESLIQERLSRKYVNDSMARVARMFRWAVAEELIAPVVFQALGSVPGLRKGRTNAKETAPIGPVSDVIVEATLPFLPDVVADMVRLQRLTGMRPAEVCILRPGDIDRSGEIWTYRPSRHKTEHAGKDRTIAFGPKAQEILLRYLARPGEMHCFRPCDSERRRRSLRHAARQTPLSCGNKPAIETNSRSKRPPGECYSPASYRRAIHRACDKAFPHPVFHQRREPTLTDAERLELAEWARSVRWAPNQLRHSAATEIRRRFGLEAAQVILGHSAANVTQIYAERDSRLAVTIATAIG; encoded by the coding sequence ATGTCCGTCCGCGTCCCCAAGTATCGCCTCCATAAGGCGACCGGTCAGGCCCTCGTCGAGATCCGCGGGCGCCGCACTTACCTCGGCAAGTACGACAGCCCCAGCAGCCACGAACGCTACCGGCAGATCATCGCCGAGTTCATGTCGGCCACGCTGGCGTCGGCCCCGACGCCCCAGAAGAGCGTTAAGCCGCTGCAAGTCGATGAGCTGATCTTGCTCTACTTCCAGTTCGCGAAGAGCTATTACGTGAAGGATGATGAGCCCACGAACGAAATCGTCGCGATTCGTGCTGCGCTGCGCCGGCTGCGGGCGATGTACGGCTCGACTCCGGTAAGCGAGTTCGGTCCGAAGGCGTTCAAGCTCGTCAGAGAGTCCCTCATCCAAGAACGGCTGAGCCGAAAGTACGTCAACGACTCGATGGCCCGCGTCGCACGAATGTTCCGCTGGGCCGTCGCCGAGGAGCTTATCGCTCCAGTTGTATTCCAAGCGCTCGGCAGCGTCCCCGGATTGCGGAAAGGGCGCACCAACGCGAAAGAAACCGCGCCGATCGGGCCCGTGAGCGATGTTATCGTCGAGGCGACGCTCCCATTCCTTCCCGACGTGGTCGCCGATATGGTCCGGCTGCAACGGCTTACCGGAATGAGGCCCGCGGAGGTGTGCATCTTGCGCCCGGGCGATATCGACCGGAGCGGCGAGATATGGACCTACCGACCTTCACGCCATAAGACTGAGCACGCGGGAAAAGATCGAACGATCGCTTTCGGTCCGAAGGCGCAGGAAATTCTTCTACGCTACTTGGCTCGACCGGGAGAAATGCATTGCTTTCGCCCCTGCGACTCTGAACGTAGGCGGCGTTCTCTTCGGCATGCGGCTCGACAAACGCCATTGAGCTGCGGTAACAAGCCTGCCATCGAGACGAATTCACGGTCTAAGCGCCCGCCGGGGGAGTGTTACTCGCCGGCTAGCTACCGCCGCGCGATCCACCGTGCTTGCGACAAAGCGTTTCCACATCCGGTGTTCCATCAGCGTCGCGAACCAACTCTCACCGATGCGGAGCGCCTAGAGCTAGCGGAGTGGGCCCGATCCGTACGCTGGGCGCCGAATCAACTAAGGCATTCCGCTGCAACGGAAATTAGGCGCCGTTTCGGGCTTGAAGCAGCGCAAGTTATTCTCGGCCATTCTGCCGCGAATGTAACTCAGATTTATGCGGAACGGGATAGTCGCCTCGCTGTGACGATCGCAACTGCGATTGGATGA